One genomic window of Halorubrum hochsteinianum includes the following:
- the ribH gene encoding 6,7-dimethyl-8-ribityllumazine synthase has product MVSLGLVVARFNDSVTEPMAEAAREAAADRDAVVVDELSVPGAYDSPLAADRLARRDDVDAVAVVGAIVTGDTDHDRVIADATAEKLTDVSLDRDTPVAFGVSGPGMSGAEARERIDKGADAANAAIDLAEELD; this is encoded by the coding sequence ATGGTCTCGCTGGGACTGGTGGTGGCGCGGTTCAACGACTCCGTCACGGAGCCGATGGCCGAGGCCGCCCGGGAGGCGGCGGCCGACCGCGACGCCGTCGTCGTCGACGAACTGAGCGTGCCGGGCGCGTACGACAGCCCGCTGGCCGCCGACCGACTCGCGCGCCGCGACGACGTCGACGCGGTCGCGGTCGTCGGAGCCATCGTCACCGGCGACACCGACCACGACCGCGTCATCGCGGACGCGACCGCCGAGAAGCTCACCGACGTGAGCCTCGACCGGGACACCCCGGTCGCGTTCGGCGTGAGCGGCCCGGGGATGTCCGGCGCGGAGGCGCGCGAGCGGATCGACAAGGGGGCCGACGCCGCGAACGCGGCCATCGACCTCGCCGAGGAACTGGACTGA
- a CDS encoding pyridoxal phosphate-dependent aminotransferase: MSDAYDFSERIGRVEPSATLAISNLAAEKEAEGADIVDLSVGEPDFDTPSNVVEAGKEALDAGHTGYTSSNGIPKLKEAIADKLGETGIDADADEVIVTPGGKQALYETFQTLIDGGDEVVLLDPAWVSYEAMAKLAGAELSRVDLAPHGFQLEPALDDLAETVSDDTELLVVNSPSNPTGAVFSEAALEGVRDLAVEHDVAVISDEIYERIIYDAEHVSLASLDGMADRTVTINGFSKAYSMTGWRLGYLHATDEFVGEAGKLHSHSVSCATNFVQRAGIEALENTDESVEEMRDAFADRRDLLVDLFDEHGVDVDVGDGAFYMMIPVDDDDQAWCERAIEEAAVACVPGSAFNADGHARISYAASEERLREAVDRLVANDLL, from the coding sequence ATGAGCGACGCATACGACTTCTCGGAGCGGATCGGGCGCGTAGAACCCAGCGCGACGCTGGCGATATCGAACCTCGCGGCGGAGAAGGAGGCCGAGGGGGCCGACATCGTCGACCTCTCGGTCGGCGAGCCGGACTTCGACACCCCGTCGAACGTCGTCGAGGCCGGCAAGGAGGCCCTCGACGCGGGGCACACGGGATACACCTCCTCGAACGGGATCCCCAAACTCAAGGAGGCGATCGCGGACAAGCTCGGCGAGACCGGGATCGACGCCGACGCCGACGAGGTCATCGTCACGCCCGGCGGCAAGCAGGCGCTGTACGAGACGTTCCAGACGCTGATCGACGGGGGCGACGAGGTCGTCCTCCTCGATCCGGCGTGGGTCTCCTACGAGGCGATGGCGAAGCTCGCGGGCGCGGAGCTCTCGCGGGTCGACCTCGCGCCGCACGGGTTCCAGCTCGAACCCGCCCTCGACGACCTCGCGGAGACGGTCTCGGACGACACCGAACTGCTCGTCGTCAACTCCCCGTCGAACCCCACCGGCGCGGTGTTCTCGGAGGCCGCGCTGGAGGGCGTCCGCGACCTCGCGGTCGAACACGACGTCGCGGTCATCTCCGACGAGATCTACGAGCGCATCATCTACGACGCCGAGCACGTCTCGCTCGCGAGCCTCGACGGCATGGCCGACCGCACGGTGACGATCAACGGCTTCTCGAAGGCGTACTCGATGACCGGCTGGCGGCTGGGCTATCTCCACGCCACCGACGAGTTCGTCGGCGAGGCGGGGAAGCTCCACTCCCACTCCGTCTCCTGTGCGACGAACTTCGTCCAGCGCGCGGGGATCGAGGCGCTGGAGAACACCGACGAGTCCGTCGAGGAGATGCGGGACGCCTTCGCCGACCGCCGCGACCTGCTCGTCGACCTGTTCGACGAGCACGGCGTCGACGTCGACGTGGGCGACGGGGCGTTCTACATGATGATCCCCGTCGACGACGACGACCAGGCGTGGTGTGAGCGCGCCATCGAGGAGGCCGCGGTCGCCTGCGTCCCCGGCAGCGCCTTTAACGCCGACGGCCACGCCCGTATCTCCTACGCCGCGAGCGAGGAGCGCTTGCGCGAGGCGGTCGACCGGCTCGTCGCGAACGACCTGCTGTAG
- a CDS encoding universal stress protein, with translation MYERILYPTDGSEGAATAVDHVREMAGAFDATVHVLYVVDARHADYGLSGAFLADEGSGVRADPVPDDSGMLGEGGDAAETRAALTERGEEIVERAAAKVGDGGVATETAVATGTPHEAILEYADANDVDLVVMGTRGRTGIERYLLGSVTEKVVRLSDAPVVTVRADEPE, from the coding sequence ATGTACGAGCGTATTCTCTACCCGACGGACGGGAGCGAGGGAGCGGCGACCGCCGTCGATCACGTCCGGGAGATGGCCGGGGCGTTCGACGCGACCGTTCACGTGCTGTACGTCGTCGACGCCCGGCACGCCGACTACGGACTGAGCGGCGCGTTCCTCGCCGACGAGGGGTCCGGCGTGCGTGCCGATCCCGTCCCCGACGACAGCGGTATGCTCGGCGAGGGGGGCGACGCGGCGGAGACGCGCGCGGCGCTCACCGAGCGCGGCGAGGAAATCGTCGAGCGGGCGGCGGCGAAGGTCGGGGACGGCGGGGTGGCGACCGAGACCGCCGTCGCGACCGGCACGCCGCACGAGGCGATCTTGGAGTACGCCGACGCGAACGACGTTGACCTCGTGGTGATGGGCACTCGCGGCCGGACGGGGATCGAGCGGTACCTCCTCGGCAGCGTCACGGAGAAGGTGGTGCGCCTGTCGGACGCGCCCGTCGTGACGGTTCGCGCGGACGAGCCGGAGTGA
- a CDS encoding DUF5788 family protein, with the protein MSDADAPSIPDSEREALLDRVNSQSATVGASVPDEIEIDGNPVDLSAFIVETRKVDAVPPATDRKVTAARERLRTERERRVERLETAALDRETAESIAEEVIGIDRALNALEGIRRPGFADEHHADTLESHERWLAFVDQVR; encoded by the coding sequence GTGAGCGACGCCGACGCACCCTCCATCCCCGATTCGGAGCGCGAGGCCCTCCTCGACCGCGTGAACAGCCAGAGCGCCACGGTCGGCGCGAGCGTCCCCGACGAGATCGAGATCGACGGGAATCCCGTCGACCTCTCCGCGTTCATCGTCGAGACCCGGAAGGTCGACGCCGTGCCGCCGGCGACGGACCGGAAGGTCACGGCGGCGAGGGAGCGGCTCCGCACCGAGCGAGAGCGGCGCGTCGAGCGGCTGGAGACGGCGGCCCTCGACCGCGAGACGGCCGAGTCGATCGCCGAGGAGGTGATCGGGATCGACCGCGCGCTGAACGCCTTAGAAGGGATCCGCCGCCCCGGCTTCGCCGACGAACACCACGCAGACACGCTGGAGAGCCACGAGCGCTGGCTCGCGTTCGTCGACCAGGTGCGGTGA
- the gatC gene encoding Asp-tRNA(Asn)/Glu-tRNA(Gln) amidotransferase subunit GatC, with protein MSDTAASDDGAAAVDAEEVRHVADLARVRLADDEVDEFAAQFGDILEYFEALDEVPETEREEELVNVMRPDEIEEGLSQEEALANAEETEDGFFVGPKVS; from the coding sequence ATGAGCGACACCGCAGCGTCCGACGACGGCGCGGCCGCCGTCGACGCCGAAGAGGTCAGACACGTCGCCGATCTCGCGCGGGTGCGGCTCGCCGACGACGAGGTCGACGAGTTCGCGGCGCAGTTCGGCGACATCCTGGAGTACTTCGAGGCGCTCGACGAGGTCCCCGAGACGGAGCGGGAGGAGGAGCTGGTCAACGTGATGCGCCCCGACGAGATCGAGGAGGGGCTCTCGCAGGAGGAGGCGCTCGCGAACGCCGAGGAGACGGAGGACGGCTTCTTCGTCGGGCCGAAGGTGTCGTAG